TGCCTCCAAGTACTCCAAATCTCAAAATGGAAGGACAACAGTCTATTCAACTCCTTTTGAGGAGTTCTCTATCATGAAGATTGCAGGAGATGAAATCTTATCTCCTCTGGATGGGGCCGGAGTTGCGGTCGTCCTTGAAGGAGAGTGGACGGTCGAAGACCAAGAAGGAACAAAGCGAGGAGGGGAGGGTACtgatggtgaaggaggtgaaggCACTATTTGGTTTATTGGTTCTGCGACTGAAACGAAATGGACCGCAAAGGGCGGTAAGGGCCAGATCTGGATTGCTTTCTACGACAAGACtgccaagaaggacgaCGTCGGAAAGAAGTAGATGTAATTTGCGTTATATGTCGTATTATAAATATGAATACTTAGTAAATAATGCGAAAATGTTCTGCGGATAATCGCACAACTTCGTCTGTCTCCAAAGATCTAAATACGTCCAGCACTGCTGACGAATCCTTATGTATTGCATGCGTTACAGTCTActcggccttcttctttccttttctgtCCTTATCTACCTCTCCCAAGGACAACCAAATGGCAACAAATGCTAAAAACGTCACACTAGTGCTGATGGCAGCGATGTAATAAGGCCAAGCGCCGGTAATGAATCGCGGGTACTCGTCATGTCGCAAAGGGACAACAGAAGCGGTAGAAGATGTTCGGATGTAACTCCATCTGTTAGGAAGATCAGTCTGCGTTATCAGAGCAGGGGGGGGGGCAAGAATGACTTACCCAGGACGCCAGTACTCAACGGCGAACTTGAACACACCATGTCTGTCAGGGGCGATAAATCTTGCCTTGTATGTTGTGGCATCTGCAGAGCTAGACGACTTGTCTTCAATCATAGCAGTGCGAATATGAGGATCGAGCATGGTGAAGTCCATTTGGATGTCATCTGCGTAGAAAGGACCCCAGGAGGAGGTGCCATTTCCATTGGTGACATGTTGAGCAAGAGTAAGAGAATAAGTCTAGGAAATGTCAGCAAAAAACATCTTCTGCAACATGTGTATAAAACTTACAATGTCATCTTTCTTTGTATACATCTCTCGAGGCTCAGTCTCGCCCTCTCGAAAATGAGTAGTGGACACGACCTTGATGACCCCGGTCTCTTGGAAAACCCATTTGGTAAAATCAGTAACGAAAGCCGCATTACCAGTCTCGACTCTGCAAAGGATCAGTGCATGGGGGGCAAGAGATTGTCTTGAGACTCACTTTTTCCCATCAATGGTCTCGACTGTTTGGCCCCAATATTTGTCACTAAACACTTCACCGCTACCCACAAAACCAGCCCTGGCGTTATCTCTGGTCTGTAAAGCGCTAACCAGACTGGCCTTCTTGCCCGTCTGCAATGcatccttgctcttcttcccatctacagccttctccctttcaATTTCATCGGCATTGAGGATTTTGTCTTGCCCAATGTATGACTTTTTAGGTGCATGGAGAACGTCAATAAGGTAAGGGTTCAAACCTGCCGAGTGTACTGTACCGGAGGGATAGGCGATGGGCCCACCAGTAAGAGTAGTGTCAGATAAAACGGCACCGTTTGAGACAGCGCATTCTGTAGGGGGGAGTAGCACGGTAGAAGCGCTTTCTccagaaggatgagagaaggagtCGATGAGAACGAGATCAGAAGGGATAAATTCGAGGTCGTATTCTCTCAGGTGTTCTCGCTGCACTTCAGGAAGCTGTGGGGAGAGAATATAGAGAGCATTAAGGCCCTTGAATTGCGAATCAAGGATGGCCTTGGGTGAAATGGAGGGGGAGAAGTCTATCGCATATCAGCATGGCTATTGTGAATGATGAAGGTCTTACTCTTCGCTGTAGGAGCGAACATGATTAAATGATCGTACTGCGCTTCTCCAAACTTGACAAGATCGGCGTCTTTGGATTCGGGCTCCTTGAATGTAAGCTCAAACCCGCGCTCTATTTCGTCGTTAGTATATCACATCATGTGTGAGGAATTTTCGTACGTTGTAATGAATTCCAGAATTGAGAATAGTCATCCTTGGTTACTGCGGACTCGAGCACAACCAATACTCTGTCGCCTGTCGCTGAACGTGCAGAGACGAGACCAAAAAATGCCACAAAGGGCATAAACAGCATGCTCGAAGTCCTCATGGCTGCTTTTTCTTGACTTTGTATGGGTGTTTGAAGAGTACACTCTGAAGTAAAAGGGAGCACGGAATTGCTGCTCCCACTCGCTCGTCGCCTCCTCGTCGCTGCGGTCGTGACGTGGAGAATAATTACGTAAATTCACAAAGACGCGTCTGTCATGTTTGTCGTACGCGTTCGGTTTTTCGACCACCACGCATTCTTCGCTTGATTTTTATTCGCTTTTCTTCTATTAAATCATTTATCACCATCGTTATGTTCAGAGCGAGCTCTAGGCACACGACAAACACTAATTCGTCTCCTGAAGTCAAACTCAGCAAACGGAACTCCACTGCAAATGGCGTTCCCAGCGCGAGGTATTCCTTTCGACTCAACTTGTACGTCTAGCGCGTCTTGACATATAGTCGGAGCTAAATAACTTCGTTTTAGTTACGAACGACCGCCAGCCCTAGATATAACACTTGAAGAATTTGAGACATGTGCCATATCCCGCCTTCGGGTTCTTTCACATATCGAATCACTCTCTCATCGATCATTACCCTACGCCCAAGTGGCCAGTGGAATCGCGACTTACGCGAAGACGCACTTACCACTGTCCAGTAACACTGCGAGAAACGTCAaccttgatgatgagaggcGCAGGGATGAAATCGGTCATTGGGTTTTGAGGCTGGCATTCTGTCGGAGGTGAGTCGCACGTAATGTGAGCCAGGATCAGTGGCAAATGCTGACGCATATCAGTCCTGATCTTCGACAACGCTTCGTCCGCTCAGAATTGGCGCTATTTAAATCCAGATTCGAAACAGATGACAAGAATGAGCGTGCTGCATTCCTCCGGTCGCTTTCCTTTAACTATGACACtgttggcgaagatgagaagaaaTTTCTCAAGGCAGAGCTTCAGCAGATGCTGCCCAAGGGCTCCAAGGAAGATGCGATTTCTGAGACATGGTTTAAGGTCCCATGGTATACCGTACCAGACCTTGTCGGTGCACGACGTGTGTTAGTTAAGGGTGGCCTTGCCTTTGTTCCCCAGTCCCTTCAGCTATCTCTCGTCCTTCAGGTCTTTGCCGATCGTCTGGAGAAGGCGCTTGAGTTTACAGCGAAGAATCTTCCAAGATTagacgaggacgagcgTCTTGGACCCGTCATCGACCACCTCGCATCGTCATTCTTGTCTGGTATAGGCGCCTCTGACTATCAACCGTCAGATGAATTGGGCGACGGAATGACCGTCACAGCCGACACCATTGACGATGTCGCAAGAAAACATTTCCCACCGTGTATGAGGCATTTATATGAAAAGTTGAAAAAGGATCATCATTTGAAGCACTGGGGTCGCCTGCAGTTAACATTGTTTTTGAAAGTAAGTATTGTCTATTTTCTTGCACAACATTTACTGACCAGCCGTAGGGTCTTGGTCTGCCATTAGATCAAGCGATCCTCTTCTGGAGACGGTCGTATGGAACAAGTATGACAGATGACAAATTCAATAAAGAATACAGGTATAACATCCGTCACAGCTACGGGCAGGAGGGTCGTCGAGCCAATTATCCTCCAAAAAAGTATGTCATTTGCTTTACATGCACGAACTGGACTGACCGCTTGCAGCTGTCAACAAATTCTTACTCAAGATCAGCCAGGTACCCAAGACGCCCATGGATGTCCCTTCAGACATTTTTCTCCCGAAAATCTTACAACTTTCCTTACCAACACTTATCCCGACCACTTTTCTCGTACTTCTCCCGAAATGCGAGATATCCTGGATAGTGTCAAGGCAAGTCACTATCACGTAGCGTGCACGAGAGTGTTTGAGGTTACGCGTGGTgtgaagaaaggggaagggcTTGGGAATGGGGAAAGTGTCAGTCACCCCAACAAATGGGCGGACAGAAGCCgggagttggagaaggaagttCTGGATGgaataaagaagaaggaagaagccatgGATGTTGACTAAGACGTAAACTGGTCATTTGTCCTTGATTTGGTCTCTCGTCAATTATATTGTATCTGtagtcttctttccatgcactttCTGCTCTCGTAAGCTCGGTTGCAGGTTGGCTGTCCCCGACGCACTGGacgacagaagaagagttcGTTGGCTTGACTGGCGGGTTGCATCGGAAGGCGGGATCAAATGACGGAAGCAGCTGAGGGTGGCGAGAATGGCTTGCGCATCTCTTGGAGATCTCGTCGCTATGAGGGCCTGCGCTCCACCATACTAAGTTCCCATCTCCTATACTCGAGCTACTGTAATATACCGGAACACCAAGCATACACATCCCAGTGGACCATCAAATAGTTTCCGATTGGATATAATAGCATCCAAAGAACCTAGTGAAAGATTATTGCTGGCGACAGTTGGTGAGTGGCCACTTCCTCGCCTCCCCGATTGCGGATCCACCCCGCCTTTTGGCTCTTCGTCAGCATTGTAGAACCATCGTTAGGAAGTCGGGTTCTGGCGGACATACAAATCCATAATGGCTATCGACCGACAAGCCACAAGCATATTGTTGTATAGCGCGCAGACGAATGCTGTGCACACCCGACGCATGTTGTGGTCGAATCGCTGACTTGGTCCTGTTCTCATAGATTGTTGGACCCCGCAACACACATAAATACAGATTTCATTTTATCCTTCCAGTCACAACGACAAGGCTCAGCAACCTACCGGAGAAAAGAGCAGTCCTCAAATATCGCAAATTACAAGTTCCTTTCATTCCCTCTCACTATCCATCCTTCAACCCTTGTCTCTTGCCCCCACTCTCACATCACAACTTCATTTCAGTGTCACAAAACACACGGAGCGTCTGAGTTTAGGTAATCCTGCCTCGCAAAATAAACTGCTCTGTTCCTTGAGGATCAGCTATTTGAGGTGCTGCAGTTAAGCGGATATATGGTTAATCCTATTTCCACTCGCAGTCTTCACCTCTATAAATCTGTAAACCCGATCACAAAAGTCACCAAGCTTTTATACCAATTTCAAACAACCGCGCACTCTCGGAACCATCTGGTCAAAATGGATCAAGACCCGTGGCATCCAGATTTACCCAACCCCACTCGATCAGAGAATGATAATGGAGGCGGTGTCTCAACGTTATTACTGGTCTTCATACCAGTACTAGTGGTCGTACTCACTGTACTGGTAGGAATGGTAGTATTTTTGATAGTTGTGTTGTATGTACGTCGGAAGAGAGGCATTAGGTGAGTATTTTCTTATGGAAAGGTGTCCAAATGGAAGTTGACGGCCGTCAGATTATTGGAAGATGGCGGGCCATTAGATTTATCAAAAGGGGACGGCGTTGTtggggaaggtggtgtaGAAGGTGTGGAATCTAGATGGTTGGAAACGGTAGACCCGGAAGTTCGGGAGGCGTATAATCGTGCCAAGGGTAAGTTGATTGTTTTAACTTTTGAGCCGAAGACTGATCAACGATGTAGACTGGCAGTCACAATACCCTCCTACGTCCATCCCCACCGACATTACTCTTTCTCAGTTCCTGTCTATTCAAGAAAAGGGCGTCTCGGCTTGGGCGTTCGAGCCAGATTATGAAGACAATCTTTCCCTTTACGTGCAATCTCGTACGGAAATTACATTCTTGGCGGATGGTCCTGGTATGCCCGCTCGCGAGGGAGGTGGTAACAATGTCATGGCAAACTTACCTCTTCCCAAGCTCAACGAAGTGTATTATTGGGAAGTCAAAATGTACGACAAGCCGGTTAACACCGAGGTCGCTATTGGTCTCGCAACCAAGCCTTATCCATCGTTCAGGTTACCTGGGTGGAACAAGTACTCTGTCGCGTATTTTGCTTCGGACGGGTTCAAGTCGCACAATTACCCGTTTACTTCAGCTTCTTATGGGCCTGCCTTGGCTGAAGGTGACGTCCTAGGGGTGGGTTACCGCCCTCGAACCGGCactgtcttcttcactcGCAACGGACGTAAGCTTGAAGATGCTTATACCGGTTTGCAACGGCTCAATCTGTTCCCGACCGTCGGTGCTAATGGGCCTTGTACATTGCATGTCAACCTTGGTCAAGCGGGTTTCGTGTTTATCGAGGCAAACGTGAAGAAGTGGGGTTTGGCGCCAATGACTGGTACGCTTGCGCCTCCACCTGCTTATGGAAGCGAGCGAGGATCCATCTTGCTTGAATCAGGTTATGGTACGCCAGGTGCTGCGGTTGctggaggagctggacgACCTAATAGGCACAGTGGCATGGGCGCGCTGCTAGAAGCTGCTCGGAATAGGGGCACGTCAGGTCCGGGACCGCAGACAcagaggacaaggagacACAAGCATAGGGATCACCGGGTACTTCCTACTGATCCTCATGTTTCCAGCCCTCTCCGTCCAATGGGCTCAGAGGCCGATTCTTCAAGCGCCGGTgccactccttcctctccctctcccgcTCCTGGTTTCTCTTCCTACGTTTCACCTACCGACAGgccctcttctcaaactcgCGTCCCTCCATTTGtcatctcttcatcgtcgtcctccGCTTCCGGTTCTGTGGATGAGGGTGATATTGTCGATGGGGAAGACGAAAGCGCCACCACGCCTCTCGACGCCGAGTTAGATCGTGAGCAATCACCTATCGAGCATAATCCACCTACACCCAATCTTCTCGACATTTCAATGCACAGCATTCGAGGTCAATACTTTCCTAGCCAGTTCA
This region of Cryptococcus neoformans var. neoformans B-3501A chromosome 10, whole genome shotgun sequence genomic DNA includes:
- a CDS encoding hypothetical protein (HMMPfam hit to DNA_primase_lrg, Eukaryotic-type DNA primase, large subunit, score: 305.7, E(): 7e-89); translated protein: MFRASSRHTTNTNSSPEVKLSKRNSTANGVPSARYSFRLNFYERPPALDITLEEFETCAISRLRVLSHIESLSHRSLPYAQVASGIATYAKTHLPLSSNTARNVNLDDERRRDEIGHWVLRLAFCRSPDLRQRFVRSELALFKSRFETDDKNERAAFLRSLSFNYDTVGEDEKKFLKAELQQMLPKGSKEDAISETWFKVPWYTVPDLVGARRVLVKGGLAFVPQSLQLSLVLQVFADRLEKALEFTAKNLPRLDEDERLGPVIDHLASSFLSGIGASDYQPSDELGDGMTVTADTIDDVARKHFPPCMRHLYEKLKKDHHLKHWGRLQLTLFLKGLGLPLDQAILFWRRSYGTSMTDDKFNKEYRYNIRHSYGQEGRRANYPPKNCQQILTQDQPGTQDAHGCPFRHFSPENLTTFLTNTYPDHFSRTSPEMRDILDSVKASHYHVACTRVFEVTRGVKKGEGLGNGESVSHPNKWADRSRELEKEVLDGIKKKEEAMDVD
- a CDS encoding hypothetical protein (HMMPfam hit to SPRY, SPRY domain, score: 99.5, E(): 8.3e-27); the protein is MVNPISTRSLHLYKSVNPITKVTKLLYQFQTTAHSRNHLVKMDQDPWHPDLPNPTRSENDNGGGVSTLLLVFIPVLVVVLTVLVGMVVFLIVVLYVRRKRGIRLLEDGGPLDLSKGDGVVGEGGVEGVESRWLETVDPEVREAYNRAKDWQSQYPPTSIPTDITLSQFLSIQEKGVSAWAFEPDYEDNLSLYVQSRTEITFLADGPGMPAREGGGNNVMANLPLPKLNEVYYWEVKMYDKPVNTEVAIGLATKPYPSFRLPGWNKYSVAYFASDGFKSHNYPFTSASYGPALAEGDVLGVGYRPRTGTVFFTRNGRKLEDAYTGLQRLNLFPTVGANGPCTLHVNLGQAGFVFIEANVKKWGLAPMTGTLAPPPAYGSERGSILLESGYGTPGAAVAGGAGRPNRHSGMGALLEAARNRGTSGPGPQTQRTRRHKHRDHRVLPTDPHVSSPLRPMGSEADSSSAGATPSSPSPAPGFSSYVSPTDRPSSQTRVPPFVISSSSSSASGSVDEGDIVDGEDESATTPLDAELDREQSPIEHNPPTPNLLDISMHSIRGQYFPSQFTSPQDPPVSHSVPSPAPGPSRSNSEFPPPPGYAPLDPHVYANGLPADLPEDMVNQAIAAMSEAEVQQAQTEALPQTQGGQSIEESGERSQGQRVLGWIFGRS
- a CDS encoding hypothetical protein (HMMPfam hit to DDOST_48kD, Dolichyl-diphosphooligosaccharide-protein glycosyltransferase 48kD subunit, score: 287.4, E(): 2.2e-83), encoding MRTSSMLFMPFVAFFGLVSARSATGDRVLVVLESAVTKDDYSQFWNSLQQRGFELTFKEPESKDADLVKFGEAQYDHLIMFAPTAKNFSPSISPKAILDSQFKGLNALYILSPQLPEVQREHLREYDLEFIPSDLVLIDSFSHPSGESASTVLLPPTECAVSNGAVLSDTTLTGGPIAYPSGTVHSAGLNPYLIDVLHAPKKSYIGQDKILNADEIEREKAVDGKKSKDALQTGKKASLVSALQTRDNARAGFVGSGEVFSDKYWGQTVETIDGKKVETGNAAFVTDFTKWVFQETGVIKVVSTTHFREGETEPREMYTKKDDITYSLTLAQHVTNGNGTSSWGPFYADDIQMDFTMLDPHIRTAMIEDKSSSSADATTYKARFIAPDRHGVFKFAVEYWRPGWSYIRTSSTASVVPLRHDEYPRFITGAWPYYIAAISTSVTFLAFVAIWLSLGEVDKDRKGKKKAE